The following nucleotide sequence is from Bombus huntii isolate Logan2020A chromosome 17, iyBomHunt1.1, whole genome shotgun sequence.
gtatatgtaaatcaaccaaagggatatgcggacggaacgaatagagtttgtaaattatcgaaaacgCTTATGGGCAAGCCGGTAGAGTGGCCGAGGAAGTACTAGGCGCCATCAGGACCGTGATCGCCTTCAATGGAGAGGAAAAGGAAGTGGAGAGATACGCTGAGAAACTAGTACCAGCCGAGAGAACCGGAATAAGACGTGGAATGTGGTCCGGAGTTGGTGGTGGCGTGATGTGGTTCATCATATACATCAGCTACGCAATAGCGTTTTGGTACGGAGTTCAGCTGATCCTGGAGGACAGGCCAAAGGATGTGAAGGAGTATACACCAGCAGTGTTGGTGATCGTGTTCTTCGGTGTGCTAGCTGGCGCTCAGAACATGGGTCTGATATCGCCGCATCTCGAAGCGTTCGCGGTGGCGCGTGGTTCAGCCGCGGCGATTTTCCAAGTGCTTGATCGCGTGCCAACGATCGATAGCTTGAGCAAGGATGGTCAGAAGCTTCCATCCGTCAATGGTGAGATCGAGTTCAAGAACGTACACTTCCAGTATCCCGCTAGAAAGGACGTGAAGGTGTTGCAAGGTTTGAATCTGAAGATCAATCGGGGCGAGACCGTGGCACTCGTCGGCGGGTCCGGCTGTGGCAAGTCTACTTGTCTCCAGCTCATCCAACGTCTCTACGATCCTCATAAGGGACAGGTTTTACTGGACGGTGTGGACGTGGCGAAGTTGAACGTTCAATGGCTCCGTTCGCACATAGGCGTGGTCGGCCAGGAACCGGTGCTCTTTGACACAACGATACGGGAGAATATCCGATACGGAAATGACAGCATTACCGAGGAGCAGATGATCAAAGCCGCGAAGGAAGCGAACGCTCACGACTTCATCAGCAAACTGCCCGAGGCCTACGATAGTCCCGTGGGAGAGAGAGGATCGCAAATGTCCGGTGGACAGAAACAAAGGATCGCGATTGCTCGAGCTCTGGTTAGACGACCGGCTATACTTTTATTGGATGAAGCTACGTCTGCTCTGGACGTTCATAGCGAAAACACTGCTTTGCACCGCGTGCAAAGAGCTTTGGACGCGGCGTCAAAGGGTAGAACAACGATCGTCGTCACTCACAGGCTGTCGACAATAACAAATGCTGATAGGATAGTGTTTATAAAGGAGGGTCAGGTGGTTGAACAGGGTACGCACGAGGTACTGCTCGCCTTGAAAAATCATGATTACGGATTGGTCTCTGCTGACGCCAGTGCCACTGCTAGAGCGAAAGCGACGGCATCAGCCGCAAAGACGGTCACCGCAGCCATACCGAAGCAGAAACCACCGTTGAAGAGGCAATTCTCCACTCTGTCGATGCACTCTCATCGGTTGTCGTTAGCCGGCGCATCTGAGTGCTCGGAGAATCAACTGGAGGAACACGAGAAGCCGTACGACGCGCCAATGATGAGGATATTCGGGCTCAATAAACCGGAATGGCCTTACAATTTGATCGGGTGTTTAGCAGCAGGCATGGTGGGCGCCTCGTTCCCAGCATTCGCTGTTCTCTTCGGTGAAGTGTACTCTGTATTGGGTCTTCAGGATGACGAAGAAGTACGCCACGAGAGTGTCAAGTTCTCGATTCTCTTCCTAGTGGTCGGAGTTGTTACGGGCCTTGGTACCTTCCTACAAATGTATATGTTCGGATTGGCCGGTGTGCGTATGACCGCGAGGATCAGAAAAAAGGCGTTCACCGCGATGTTGCGACAGGAAATGGGCTGGTACGACGAGAATACGAATAGCGTGGGTGCCCTTTGCGCCAGATTATCCACAGACGCCGGTGCTGTTCAGGGTGCAACGGGGACACGTGTCGGTGCGATTCTTCAGGCTCTGTCGACTTTAGTCCTTGGAATCGGATTATCCATGTATTATACCTGGAAGATGACGTTAGTATCCGTCGTCTCGATACCTTTGGTGCTGGGTGCAGTCTTCTTCGAGGCGAGAGTGATGAGCGGCCAAGGTCtgcaagaaaagaagaagatggaGGCCGCGACGAGAATCGCCATAGAGGCAATCTCGAACATTCGAACTGTAGCCAGTCTTGGGAAAGAGGAAGCCTTCTTGCAGCGTTATTGTGTGGAACTGGATCTCGTGGCTAAAGCGACAAGAATTAGAAATAGTCCGAGggactggtatgagtgttttgataagtatgtgacgagattaggttttaaaaagaacaatatagagctgtgcctatatacttatggagagggagaaaatgttgtttatttgttaatatacgtagacgatttgttgatttgtagtaaaaacaaagggaagatacaaagtgtaaaaagattattaactgataaatttgaaatgaaagatttaggtgaagtaaaagaatatcttggaataaatatagagtatgattatttaaaaaatgaaatgggattaagccaaaagaaatacatagaatcattagcaaacaaatataaattacataatagcaaattgtactgtacacctatggagaccaacttaaaaattgaaaaagctgagataaatagagaggacattggatacaagaatttaattggcgcattgctgtatattagtgcaaataccagacccgatataagttatagtgtgaattatctgagtagatttcaagattgttgtaacgagacacattttaaatatgccttgcgaatattgaaatatttgtaccggactagagatttagggctgcattataaaagaaatgaaaagtgcgaaacgatagattgttatgtggacgctgattgggcaggagatcatatagataggaaatcgacttctgggtatgtaattagattgtatggaaatgtaattggatggaagtctaaaaaacaaaggtgtgtgacaaaagcctcgacgtatgcagagtatgttgctctatcggaagcggtgagcgaagtaatgactatcagagaactaatgaaaatcttcgatgtaaatgtagacgataaccctgtaaaaatctatgaggataactctggagtaatgagtatagcaaaatacggaacttttacaaaaaattctaaacacattgaagttcattaccactacgttcacgagtacgtaaaggaaaataagataaacataataaaagtaagtacagaagaaaacactgcggatatttttacgaaggcactgtgtagagagaaatttgaaaggtttaggtcatggatgaatgtaaaataagagaaatgtaaataaagcgataaatgttaaatattttgttaattcaacaagtatgtaaataaaattaagtgtacagtataaatgtaaggaggcgtgttagggaagtgatacatttacactgtacatgagagtgtgtgtgtaagggttagagggcgtcaaggtcttagtggagacaaaagactgttgccagatgttagaagaatctaggatagtcggttggcgaccagcgtgcgtgcaagacgttcttcagagagtaatatagatgtataactgttgtgtgggaaatatagtaaataatttgtattcccaaatcctcgaatttccttaacagatataacaatagcgacatttgcagacgacacagcgctattagctacccacgcagacccggtaatagcctcatccactctccagcgaagtctcgactccatggaaaagtggtttcacaaatggggcttcaaagtcaacgaaaagaaatcctcacatgtaaccttcacgctccgaaaacaaacctgcccccaggtcaccatcaacaatgcaacagttcctagcagggacacagtccgatacctgggcatgaccctggacaggagactaacgtggaagacacacatctcagataaaaggaagtaactaaaggacaaactaaaaaaactctattggctcacgggctgacgctccaaactaaatatacagaataaaattaccctctacaagaccgtaataaaacctgtctggacctacggaatccaactatggggaacagcaagtaactccaacattgaaatactccaacgctttcaatcgaaaacgctaagatccctaattgacgcaccttggtatgtaaccaatgaaacaatacaccgcgacctcaagatacccaccgtcaaagaggaaatagcaaaatatagcgacagatatagcaaaagaatcaacaaacaccgaaaccccctaattactggactactcgatacgacggaccagattcgcaggctgaagaggcactacccgctagacctaaacgttagattcatttaattatccaaattaagcatatgcacttacttataatacttataaattatacctatctataataagtattaacttattgtaaataaacagccatgtcactgcgccacgccagaaaaattactgaaaattctcaacgcgagaattgattgtaatttcaacaaataaataataaaaaaaaaaagatctcTCGATGTATAATGTTTGACTCTTCAGAAGGCACTGATTGCTCTTCGATCATTTTTTTGTCTTCTCTGGGAGACGACCCccatgtaacgtcaattcacatcagagaccaggccacacaccacggacaggatgtcacccagatgtctgcatat
It contains:
- the LOC126875126 gene encoding multidrug resistance protein homolog 49-like; protein product: NAYGQAGRVAEEVLGAIRTVIAFNGEEKEVERYAEKLVPAERTGIRRGMWSGVGGGVMWFIIYISYAIAFWYGVQLILEDRPKDVKEYTPAVLVIVFFGVLAGAQNMGLISPHLEAFAVARGSAAAIFQVLDRVPTIDSLSKDGQKLPSVNGEIEFKNVHFQYPARKDVKVLQGLNLKINRGETVALVGGSGCGKSTCLQLIQRLYDPHKGQVLLDGVDVAKLNVQWLRSHIGVVGQEPVLFDTTIRENIRYGNDSITEEQMIKAAKEANAHDFISKLPEAYDSPVGERGSQMSGGQKQRIAIARALVRRPAILLLDEATSALDVHSENTALHRVQRALDAASKGRTTIVVTHRLSTITNADRIVFIKEGQVVEQGTHEVLLALKNHDYGLVSADASATARAKATASAAKTVTAAIPKQKPPLKRQFSTLSMHSHRLSLAGASECSENQLEEHEKPYDAPMMRIFGLNKPEWPYNLIGCLAAGMVGASFPAFAVLFGEVYSVLGLQDDEEVRHESVKFSILFLVVGVVTGLGTFLQMYMFGLAGVRMTARIRKKAFTAMLRQEMGWYDENTNSVGALCARLSTDAGAVQGATGTRVGAILQALSTLVLGIGLSMYYTWKMTLVSVVSIPLVLGAVFFEARVMSGQGLQEKKKMEAATRIAIEAISNIRTVASLGKEEAFLQRYCVELDLVAKATRIRNSPRDWYECFDKYVTRLGFKKNNIELCLYTYGEGENVVYLLIYVDDLLICSKNKGKIQSVKRLLTDKFEMKDLGEVKEYLGINIEYDYLKNEMGLSQKKYIESLANKYKLHNSKLYCTPMETNLKIEKAEINREDIGYKNLIGALLYISANTRPDISYSVNYLSRFQDCCNETHFKYALRILKYLYRTRDLGLHYKRNEKCETIDCYVDADWAGDHIDRKSTSGYVIRLYGNVIGWKSKKQRCVTKASTYAEYVALSEAVSEVMTIRELMKIFDVNVDDNPVKIYEDNSGVMSIAKYGTFTKNSKHIEVHYHYVHEYVKENKINIIKVSTEENTADIFTKALCREKFERFRSWMNVK